One genomic segment of Tursiops truncatus isolate mTurTru1 chromosome 4, mTurTru1.mat.Y, whole genome shotgun sequence includes these proteins:
- the LOC101325984 gene encoding NACHT, LRR and PYD domains-containing protein 1b allele 3: MSRGAGVAESSDDHSASSEEKDCPSPNLDTSKDSKSGEDSSSESSSESESDNETPKPEKTNGELRESSTEDASNQEFNEIQSHCEHCNAENKHNELVTPRLLSRGQFLLKVDTEGTYQCMETGLIFEVNRKVDIKYCVLSWSKYADLVVKPWVVGGPLFDVKCDPTCLTSIHFPHSLCLGHCDANMTFKVLHVKSTGASLEYTVDHSATHVKWHVSSLSPVGPVIQSEETVFHHGAVILYKAIDHNPSLSFRVYIATNNESFIKDISKSVKHSSKKFMKIDKPPVCQKLLQNGKKYRLISDPEAEITPEEIEFVDGSLLKLKSYSEVYLEQPVEFKLLLVEMDSEEIVWKAKLRECDWVQHDQNPNISKSSTSGNRRRKMSSSLPDEVVYDKRMKQIGTSDGVKTKTLLTDTQLINLAEKLGKEWVKIAIANLKLKISDIDAILEKKEDVTINKFRMLKKWQEKEQSNATAQNLWNCLKNINSVEVQDVLKGFLQET, from the exons ATTGCCCCAGTCCCAACCTAGATACTTCAAAGGACTCTAAATCAG GTGAGGACAGCAGTTCTGAGAGCAGTTCTGAAAGTGAATCTG ataatGAGAcgccaaaaccagaaaaaacaa ATGGGGAGCTAAGAGAATCTTCCACCGAGGACGCGTCTAATCAGG AATTTAATGAAATCCAATCTCACTGTGAACACTGTAATGCTGAAAAT AAACACAATGAACTAGTGACCCCCAGGCTCCTTTCCCGGGGACAGTTTTT ACTGAAGGTggacacagagggaacttaccagTGCATGGAGACTGGTCTGATATTTGAGGTTAACAGAAAAGTTGACATCAAGTATTGCGTCCTGTCCTGGAGCAAATACGCGGACCTGGTTGTGAAGCCCTGGGTTGTCGGTGGACCCTTGTTTGATGTTAAATGTGACCCAACCTGCCTTACCTCCATTCATTTTCCACATTCCCTCTGCTTGGGTC ACTGCGATGCCAACATGACGTTCAAAGTCTTACATGTTAAAAGTACTGGGGCCTCGTTAGAATATACTGTGGACCATTCTGCAACCCATGTCAAATGGCACGTGAGCTCTCTTTCTCCTGTGGGACCCGTTATTCAAAGCGAAGAAACAGTATTCCACCACGGGGCTGTGATCCTGTACAAAGCCATCGACCATAACCCGTCCTTGTCTTTTCGAGTGTACATAGCAACCAATAATGAGTCCTTCATCAAG GATATTTCCAAGTCTGTAAAGCACTCCTCTAAGAAATTCATGAAAATCGACAAGCCTCCCGTTTGCCAGAAGTTGTTGCAGAATGGGAAGAAGTACAGGCTGATCAGTGATCCAGAAGCTGAAATCACCCCCGAG gaaattgaatTTGTGGATGGTTCACTTTTAAAGTTGAAAAGTTATAGTGAAGTGTATTTGGAGCAACCAGTGGAGTTTAAATTACTTTTGGTTGAAATGGATTCCGAGGAAATTGTATGGAAAGCAAAACTGAGAGAGT GTGACTGGGTTCAGCATGATCAGAACCCGAACATTTCGAAAAGCAGCACAAGTG gtaatagGCGGCGAAAGATGAGTAGCAGCTTACCCGATGAGGTGGTCTATGATAAAAGAATGAAGCAGATTGGCACTTCAG ATGGAGTGAAGACTAAAACCTTGTTAACAGACACTCAGTTGATTAACCTTGCTGAGAAGTTGGGAAAGGAGTGGGTAAAGATTGCCATTGCCAACCTGAAGTTGAAGATTAGCGACATTGATGCTAtcctggagaagaaagaagatgtcACGATCAATAAGTTTAGGATGCTGAAGAAGTGGCAAGAAAAGGAGCAGAGCAATGCCACAGCTCAGAATTTATGGAACTGCTTGAAAAACATCAATTCAGTTGAAGTCCAAGATGTGCTGAAAG GTTTCTTACAGGAAACGTGA